A stretch of Gossypium hirsutum isolate 1008001.06 chromosome A06, Gossypium_hirsutum_v2.1, whole genome shotgun sequence DNA encodes these proteins:
- the LOC107963496 gene encoding putative EG45-like domain containing protein 1, with the protein MEKITLIFVGIIATFVSFASATPGIATFYTNYVPSACFGSQDQGKMIAAAGDGLWNNGAVCGKMFTVTCTGPRNPVPHPCTGKSVTVKIVDHCPGCPSTIDLSREAFALIANPVAGIINIDYNQV; encoded by the exons ATGGAGAAGATTACTTTGATTTTTGTTGGTATCATTGCTACCTTTGTCTCTTTTGCTTCAGCAACACCAGGGATTGCAACCTTCTACACAAATTATGTTC CTTCTGCATGCTTTGGAAGTCAGGATCAAGGAAAAATGATTGCCGCGGCTGGTGATGGATTGTGGAATAATGGGGCAGTGTGTGGGAAAATGTTCACTGTGACATGCACGGGACCCCGAAATCCCGTACCACATCCATGCACAGGCAAGAGCGTAACTGTGAAGATCGTTGATCACTGTCCGGGATGCCCATCAACCATTGATCTCTCCCGAGAGGCATTCGCTCTTATTGCTAACCCTGTTGCCGGTATCATTAACATTGACTACAACCA gGTTTGA